In Alosa sapidissima isolate fAloSap1 chromosome 11, fAloSap1.pri, whole genome shotgun sequence, a single window of DNA contains:
- the ap4e1 gene encoding AP-4 complex subunit epsilon-1 isoform X2 codes for MALTVVSQMFPKDMIPAILPLVEEKLTHPKEIIRRKAVLALHKFYLIAPNQVQHIHSKFRKALCDKDPGVMAASLHIYLQMIKEGAEAYRELAGSFAAILRQVVGGKLPVEFNYHSVPAPWLQIQLLRILTLLGKDDQSTSELMYDVLDESLRRAEINHNITYAILFECVKAIYTIHPNAELMEKAAKCIGNFVLSPKINLKYLGLKALTYVVQQDANLALQHQMTIIECLDHSDRIIKRETLELLFRITNAQNVTVIVEKMLAFLRLCHEDYTIMDLVGKVAELAEKYAPDNRWFVETMSTVFSVGGDLMPPDIPTNFLRLLSEGSDSEEDDRQLRVYAVESYVSLLQTDPTHLPQRFLQVISWVLGEYSHLVDVLSPSQVIDLLVPLLDRPAVTSDTRSWVLSAVAKLGGGACSGSVVDGSEGAGLVQRVAQQHSSSLDTQLRQQALELLLLSRDPQLQARVLPRATAGASLEVDSSLSFLDGFVSEALARGAAPYKPPHQRQEELRQEKALSLEPYGLSLPISLSSCSIADRQSPTLLSISSGLSGNSTELLHRAGSGSLRLDGVKRKWGKDGYLAQREVPEEPSTPQETSTPAPQPSPQQGGALTPPSAEPSEEERDKQQLASSLFIGLSSQNSTCLMGKPEASSSQRFRRKQKNTDSASSSSGSSHSSRGANHFLYSSLLEEGPVSPIMLTQNSVAQPKHKEANSTLSEGDTPFLPAANGIAEGHDPEAPASLMLANEALSSAGGGARDSPSLMGGMELVQPCPLTPDPSHRSLSSHLPPELQNLPCSDCASLASDGCLALSCCRVHREDALVLVLLMANTGGATLLDVSVELQCPQLKVASLRGNALESLPSQSVSVCWYTLLMEEPHTHVEVTGSLSYRKECGASHTPDISASHTLDISTRLSLAHFLRPLVLSTEEYGKLWLSVSQDVKQNIQLLDPDRDPLRSSLTALQDKLQLHIVDIIGSEGIAACQLLRRGPCLLHCRVHAGVLALWLRSPVPGLPDGLLYHCQRALQER; via the exons ATGGCTTTAACCGTTGTCAGCCAAATGTTCCCCAAAGACATGATTCCAGCTATTCTGCCGCTGGTTGAGGAGAAGCTGACTCACCCAAA GGAGATTATCCGTCGTAAGGCAGTGCTGGCGCTACACAAGTTTTACCTGATCGCCCCCAACCAGGTGCAGCACATCCATAGTAAGTTCCGGAAAGCCCTCTGTGACAAAGACCCAGGCGTCATGGCTGCCTCTCTGCACATCTACCTCCAGATGATCAAG GAGGGTGCGGAGGCGTACCGGGAGCTGGCGGGCAGCTTCGCGGCCATCCTGAGGCAGGTGGTGGGGGGGAAGCTGCCGGTGGAGTTTAACTACCACAGCGTCCCCGCCCCCTGGCTGCAGATCCAGCTGCTCCGGATACTCACTCTGCTGGGCAAGGACgaccagag CACCAGTGAGCTGATGTACGATGTCCTGGACGAGTCTTTACGAAGAGCCGAGATCAATCACAACATCACCTACG CTattctgtttgagtgtgtgaaagcCATCTACACCATCCACCCAAATGCAGAGCTGATGGAAAAAGCTGCAAAATGCATCGGAAACTTTGTTTTGTCGCCCAAGATAAACCTCAAATACCTGG ggcTGAAGGCCTTGACGTATGTCGTCCAGCAGGATGCCAATCTCGCCCTACAGCACCAAATGACCATCATAGAATGTCTTGATCATTCTGATCGCATCATCAAACGAGAG ACGCTGGAGCTGCTGTTCCGCATCACTAATGCACAGAATGTGACTGTGATCGTGGAGAAGATGCTGGCCTTCCTGCGGTTGTGCCATGAGGACTACACCATCATGGACCTGGTGGGGAAAGTGGCCGAGCTGGCAGAGAA GTATGCACCAGATAACCGGTGGTTCGTGGAAACCATGAGCACGGTGTTCTCGGTGGGCGGAGACCTGATGCCGCCGGACATCCCCACCAACTTCCTCCGACTCCTGTCAGAGG GCTCTGACAGCGAAGAAGATGACCGACAGTTGAGGGTGTACGCTGTCGAGTCGTATGTCTCCCTGCTGCAAACTGACCCCACCCACCTACCTCAGCGCTTTCTACAGGTTATCAGCTGG gtgttgGGGGAGTACTCCCACCTCGTAGATGTCCTGAGTCCCTCCCAGGTCATCGACCTGCTGGTGCCTCTGCTGGACCGACCTGCCGTGACCTCTGACACACGGAGCTGGGTTCTGTCAGCGGTGGCCAAACTGGGCGGCGGTGCGTGTTCTGGTTCTGTTGTGGACGGGTCGGAGGGGGCGGGCCTGGTCCAGCGTGTGGCCCAGCAGCACAGCTCGTCTCTGGACACACAGCTCCGGCAGCAGGCCCTGGAGCTCCTGCTGCTCAGCCGCGACCCCCAGCTGCAGGCCCGTGTTCTGCCCCGCGCCACTGCTGGAGCCAGCCTGGAG GTGGACTCGTCCTTGTCCTTCCTGGATGGTTTTGTGTCTGAGGCTTTGGCGAGAGGAGCCGCTCCATACAAACCCCCCCACCAGAGGCAAGAGGAGCTGCGACAGGAGAAGG CCCTGTCTCTGGAGCCGTACGGTCTGTCCCTGCCCATCAGCCTGTCCTCTTGCAGCATAGCGGACCGCCAGTCTCCCACACTGCTCTCCATCAGCTCTGGCCTCTCAGGAAACAGCACTGAGCTCTTGCACAGAGCTGG CTCGGGCTCCTTGAGGCTGGATGGGGTGAAGAGGAAGTGGGGTAAAGATGGCTACCTGGCCCAGAGGGAGGTTCCGGAGGAGCCCTCCACCCCTCAGGAGACCAGCACCCCTGCACCTCAGCCCTCCCCCCAGCAGGGCGGCGCTCTCACTCCGCCGAGTGCTGAACCCTCAGAGGAGGAGCGGGACAAACAGCAGCTGGCCTCCTCTCTTTTCATTGGGCTCAGCTCCCAGAACTCCACATGCTTG atgggGAAACCAGAGGCTTCCTCCTCCCAGCGCTTCAGGaggaaacaaaaaaatactgacTCTGCCTCCTCGTCTTCAGGCTCCTCCCACTCCTCCCGTGGTGCCAATCACTTCCTGTATAGCAGCCTATTGGAGGAAGGCCCTGTCTCTCCCATCATGCTTACGCAGAACTCTGTGGCTCAGCCCAAACATAAAGAAGCCAATAGTACGCTCTCAGAAGGGGACACGCCTTTTCTCCCGGCAGCAAATGGCATAGCTGAGGGGCATGACCCAGAAGCCCCGGCCTCTCTCATGTTGGCCAATGAGGCGCTGTCCTCTGCAGGGGGCGGAGCCAGAGACTCTCCTTCCCTGATGGGAGGTATGGAGCTGGTGCAGCCCTGCcctctgacccctgacccctctCACCGCTCTCTGTCCTCCCACCTGCCCCCGGAGCTGCAGAACCTCCCCTGCTCTGACTGCGCCTCCCTGGCGTCGGACGGCTGCCTGGCCCTGTCCTGCTGCCGCGTCCACCGAGAGGACgccctggtgctggtgctgctcATGGCCAACACTGGTGGCGCCACCCTGCTGGACGTCTCCGTGGAGCTGCAGTGCCCTCAGCTCAAG GTGGCCAGCCTCAGAGGGAATGCTTTAGAGTCCCTTCCGTcccagagtgtgagtgtgtgttggtacaCTCTGCTGATGGAGgagcctcacacacacgtggAGGTAACCGGCTCGCTCTCGTACAGGAAGGAGTGTGGCGCCTCACACACACCGGACATCAgcgcctcacacacactggacatcaGCACACGGCTCTCCCTGGCCCATTTCCTCAG GCCCCTGGTTCTCTCCACAGAGGAGTATGGGAAGCTGTGGCTGTCCGTCTCGCAGGACGTCAAGCAGAATATCCAGCTGCTGGACCCTGATAGGGACCCTCTGCGCTCCTCCCTCACCGCCCTCCAGGACAAGCTACAGCTCCACATAGTGGACATCATAG GGTCGGAGGGCATCGCGGCGTGCCAGCTGCTTCGACGGGGTCCGTGCCTGCTGCACTGCCGTGTGCATGCGGGCGTGCTGGCACTGTGGCTGCGTTCGCCGGTGCCCGGCCTGCCCGACGGCCTGCTCTACCACTGCCAGCGGGCTCTACAGGAGCGCTGA
- the gnb5a gene encoding guanine nucleotide-binding protein subunit beta-5a: MAAQELQPNETLATLKSESDNLKTKLEEERAKLHDVELHQVAEKMEALGQFVMKTRRTLKGHGNKVLCMDWCKDKRRIVSSSQDGKVIVWDAFTTNKEHAVTMPCTWVMACAYAPSGCAVACGGLDNKCSVYPLSLDKNENLAAKKKSVAMHTNYLSACSFTNSDMQILTSSGDGTCALWDVESGQLLQSFHGHAADVLCLDLAPSETGNTFVSGGCDKKAIVWDMRSGQCIQSFETHESDINSVRYYPSGDAFASGSDDATCRLYDLRADREVAIYSKDSIIFGASSVDFSLSGRLLFGGYNDYTINVWDVLKGTRVSILFGHENRVSTLRVSPDGTAFCTGSWDHTLRIWA; this comes from the exons ATGGCTGCTCAGGAACTGCAGCCCAACGAGACGCTGGCGACGCTGAAGTCGGAGTCGGATAACTTGAAGACGAAACTCGAGGAGGAGAGGGCGAAGCTACACGATGTCGAAC TGCACCAGGTGGCGGAGAAGATGGAGGCGCTGGGGCAGTTCGTCATGAAGACCAGGAGAACTCTGAAGGGTCACGGGAATAAAGTCCTGTGTATGGACTGGTGTAAAGACAAGAGGAGGATCGTGAGTTCGTCTCAG gacGGGAAAGTAATTGTTTGGGATGCATTCACCACCAACAAG gagcatGCTGTGACGATGCCCTGCACGTGGGTGATGGCCTGTGCCTATGCTCCGTCCGGGTGTGCAGTGGCATGTGG TGGTCTGGATAATAAGTGCTCAGTGTATCCACTGTCCCTGGACAAGAACGAAAACCTGGCGGCCAAGAAGAAGTCTGTGGCGATGCACACCAACTACCTGTCCGCCTGCAGCTTCACCAACTCAGACATGCAG ATCCTGACGTCAAGCGGAGACGGAACGTGCGCTCTGTGGGATGTGGAGAGCGGGCAGCTCCTGCAGAGTTTCCATGGACACGCCGCGGATGTGCTCTGTCTGGACCTGGCGCCGTCGGAGACGGGAAACACCTTTGTCTCCGGG GGCTGTGATAAGAAGGCCATTGTGTGGGACATGAGGTCAGGCCAGTGCATCCAGTCCTTTGAAACCCATGAATCAGACATCAACAGTGTGAG GTACTACCCCAGTGGAGATGCCTTCGCTTCGGGGTCTGATGACGCTACG TGCCGACTCTATGACCTGAGGGCCGACAGAGAGGTGGCCATTTACTCCAAAGACAGCATCATCTTCGGAGCCTCCAGTGTCGACTTCTCTCTTAGTG GCCGGTTGCTGTTTGGTGGCTACAACGACTACACTATCAACGTGTGGGATGTGCTGAAAGGAACACGCGTGTCCATCCTGTTTGGCCACGAGAACAGGGTCAGCACCCTGCGCGTCTCTCCAGACGGGACCGCGTTCTGCACCGGATCCTGGGACCACACCCTACGG ATCTGGGCctga
- the ap4e1 gene encoding AP-4 complex subunit epsilon-1 isoform X1 — translation MSDVVEKTLTALPGLLSLDSQTGAGKLSSTSKLGNLIRSITELTSKHDEEKLIKRELVAIKEQVSSPNTTMRQMKEMMVRSIYCEMLGYEADFSYIHAIKLAQQGAGLEKRVGYLAVSLFLNENHELLLLLVNTVLKDLQSTNLIEVCMALTVVSQMFPKDMIPAILPLVEEKLTHPKEIIRRKAVLALHKFYLIAPNQVQHIHSKFRKALCDKDPGVMAASLHIYLQMIKEGAEAYRELAGSFAAILRQVVGGKLPVEFNYHSVPAPWLQIQLLRILTLLGKDDQSTSELMYDVLDESLRRAEINHNITYAILFECVKAIYTIHPNAELMEKAAKCIGNFVLSPKINLKYLGLKALTYVVQQDANLALQHQMTIIECLDHSDRIIKRETLELLFRITNAQNVTVIVEKMLAFLRLCHEDYTIMDLVGKVAELAEKYAPDNRWFVETMSTVFSVGGDLMPPDIPTNFLRLLSEGSDSEEDDRQLRVYAVESYVSLLQTDPTHLPQRFLQVISWVLGEYSHLVDVLSPSQVIDLLVPLLDRPAVTSDTRSWVLSAVAKLGGGACSGSVVDGSEGAGLVQRVAQQHSSSLDTQLRQQALELLLLSRDPQLQARVLPRATAGASLEVDSSLSFLDGFVSEALARGAAPYKPPHQRQEELRQEKALSLEPYGLSLPISLSSCSIADRQSPTLLSISSGLSGNSTELLHRAGSGSLRLDGVKRKWGKDGYLAQREVPEEPSTPQETSTPAPQPSPQQGGALTPPSAEPSEEERDKQQLASSLFIGLSSQNSTCLMGKPEASSSQRFRRKQKNTDSASSSSGSSHSSRGANHFLYSSLLEEGPVSPIMLTQNSVAQPKHKEANSTLSEGDTPFLPAANGIAEGHDPEAPASLMLANEALSSAGGGARDSPSLMGGMELVQPCPLTPDPSHRSLSSHLPPELQNLPCSDCASLASDGCLALSCCRVHREDALVLVLLMANTGGATLLDVSVELQCPQLKVASLRGNALESLPSQSVSVCWYTLLMEEPHTHVEVTGSLSYRKECGASHTPDISASHTLDISTRLSLAHFLRPLVLSTEEYGKLWLSVSQDVKQNIQLLDPDRDPLRSSLTALQDKLQLHIVDIIGSEGIAACQLLRRGPCLLHCRVHAGVLALWLRSPVPGLPDGLLYHCQRALQER, via the exons ATGAGTGATGTGGTTGAAAAAACTCTCACTGCTCTCCCCGGTCTGCTGTCTTTGGACTCACAAACAGGAGCCGGGAAACTTTCATCCACTTCAAAATTAGGGAATTTGATCAGAAGTATCACAGAACTTACATCCAAACAT gATGAAGAAAAACTCATTAAACGTGAACTGGTGGCCATTAAGGAGCAGGTGTCGTCACCCAACACGACTATG CGGCAGATGAAGGAGATGATGGTGAGGAGCATCTACTGCGAGATGCTGGGCTACGAGGCCGACTTCAGCTACATCCATGCCATCAAGCTGGCGCAGCAGGGCGCAGGGCTGGAGAAGAGAGTAG GCTACCTGGCAGTGTCCCTGTTTCTCAATGAAAACCATGAGCTGCTGCTACTCCTAGTCAACACAGTATTAAAG GATCTTCAGAGCACAAACCTAATTGAAGTGTGTATGGCTTTAACCGTTGTCAGCCAAATGTTCCCCAAAGACATGATTCCAGCTATTCTGCCGCTGGTTGAGGAGAAGCTGACTCACCCAAA GGAGATTATCCGTCGTAAGGCAGTGCTGGCGCTACACAAGTTTTACCTGATCGCCCCCAACCAGGTGCAGCACATCCATAGTAAGTTCCGGAAAGCCCTCTGTGACAAAGACCCAGGCGTCATGGCTGCCTCTCTGCACATCTACCTCCAGATGATCAAG GAGGGTGCGGAGGCGTACCGGGAGCTGGCGGGCAGCTTCGCGGCCATCCTGAGGCAGGTGGTGGGGGGGAAGCTGCCGGTGGAGTTTAACTACCACAGCGTCCCCGCCCCCTGGCTGCAGATCCAGCTGCTCCGGATACTCACTCTGCTGGGCAAGGACgaccagag CACCAGTGAGCTGATGTACGATGTCCTGGACGAGTCTTTACGAAGAGCCGAGATCAATCACAACATCACCTACG CTattctgtttgagtgtgtgaaagcCATCTACACCATCCACCCAAATGCAGAGCTGATGGAAAAAGCTGCAAAATGCATCGGAAACTTTGTTTTGTCGCCCAAGATAAACCTCAAATACCTGG ggcTGAAGGCCTTGACGTATGTCGTCCAGCAGGATGCCAATCTCGCCCTACAGCACCAAATGACCATCATAGAATGTCTTGATCATTCTGATCGCATCATCAAACGAGAG ACGCTGGAGCTGCTGTTCCGCATCACTAATGCACAGAATGTGACTGTGATCGTGGAGAAGATGCTGGCCTTCCTGCGGTTGTGCCATGAGGACTACACCATCATGGACCTGGTGGGGAAAGTGGCCGAGCTGGCAGAGAA GTATGCACCAGATAACCGGTGGTTCGTGGAAACCATGAGCACGGTGTTCTCGGTGGGCGGAGACCTGATGCCGCCGGACATCCCCACCAACTTCCTCCGACTCCTGTCAGAGG GCTCTGACAGCGAAGAAGATGACCGACAGTTGAGGGTGTACGCTGTCGAGTCGTATGTCTCCCTGCTGCAAACTGACCCCACCCACCTACCTCAGCGCTTTCTACAGGTTATCAGCTGG gtgttgGGGGAGTACTCCCACCTCGTAGATGTCCTGAGTCCCTCCCAGGTCATCGACCTGCTGGTGCCTCTGCTGGACCGACCTGCCGTGACCTCTGACACACGGAGCTGGGTTCTGTCAGCGGTGGCCAAACTGGGCGGCGGTGCGTGTTCTGGTTCTGTTGTGGACGGGTCGGAGGGGGCGGGCCTGGTCCAGCGTGTGGCCCAGCAGCACAGCTCGTCTCTGGACACACAGCTCCGGCAGCAGGCCCTGGAGCTCCTGCTGCTCAGCCGCGACCCCCAGCTGCAGGCCCGTGTTCTGCCCCGCGCCACTGCTGGAGCCAGCCTGGAG GTGGACTCGTCCTTGTCCTTCCTGGATGGTTTTGTGTCTGAGGCTTTGGCGAGAGGAGCCGCTCCATACAAACCCCCCCACCAGAGGCAAGAGGAGCTGCGACAGGAGAAGG CCCTGTCTCTGGAGCCGTACGGTCTGTCCCTGCCCATCAGCCTGTCCTCTTGCAGCATAGCGGACCGCCAGTCTCCCACACTGCTCTCCATCAGCTCTGGCCTCTCAGGAAACAGCACTGAGCTCTTGCACAGAGCTGG CTCGGGCTCCTTGAGGCTGGATGGGGTGAAGAGGAAGTGGGGTAAAGATGGCTACCTGGCCCAGAGGGAGGTTCCGGAGGAGCCCTCCACCCCTCAGGAGACCAGCACCCCTGCACCTCAGCCCTCCCCCCAGCAGGGCGGCGCTCTCACTCCGCCGAGTGCTGAACCCTCAGAGGAGGAGCGGGACAAACAGCAGCTGGCCTCCTCTCTTTTCATTGGGCTCAGCTCCCAGAACTCCACATGCTTG atgggGAAACCAGAGGCTTCCTCCTCCCAGCGCTTCAGGaggaaacaaaaaaatactgacTCTGCCTCCTCGTCTTCAGGCTCCTCCCACTCCTCCCGTGGTGCCAATCACTTCCTGTATAGCAGCCTATTGGAGGAAGGCCCTGTCTCTCCCATCATGCTTACGCAGAACTCTGTGGCTCAGCCCAAACATAAAGAAGCCAATAGTACGCTCTCAGAAGGGGACACGCCTTTTCTCCCGGCAGCAAATGGCATAGCTGAGGGGCATGACCCAGAAGCCCCGGCCTCTCTCATGTTGGCCAATGAGGCGCTGTCCTCTGCAGGGGGCGGAGCCAGAGACTCTCCTTCCCTGATGGGAGGTATGGAGCTGGTGCAGCCCTGCcctctgacccctgacccctctCACCGCTCTCTGTCCTCCCACCTGCCCCCGGAGCTGCAGAACCTCCCCTGCTCTGACTGCGCCTCCCTGGCGTCGGACGGCTGCCTGGCCCTGTCCTGCTGCCGCGTCCACCGAGAGGACgccctggtgctggtgctgctcATGGCCAACACTGGTGGCGCCACCCTGCTGGACGTCTCCGTGGAGCTGCAGTGCCCTCAGCTCAAG GTGGCCAGCCTCAGAGGGAATGCTTTAGAGTCCCTTCCGTcccagagtgtgagtgtgtgttggtacaCTCTGCTGATGGAGgagcctcacacacacgtggAGGTAACCGGCTCGCTCTCGTACAGGAAGGAGTGTGGCGCCTCACACACACCGGACATCAgcgcctcacacacactggacatcaGCACACGGCTCTCCCTGGCCCATTTCCTCAG GCCCCTGGTTCTCTCCACAGAGGAGTATGGGAAGCTGTGGCTGTCCGTCTCGCAGGACGTCAAGCAGAATATCCAGCTGCTGGACCCTGATAGGGACCCTCTGCGCTCCTCCCTCACCGCCCTCCAGGACAAGCTACAGCTCCACATAGTGGACATCATAG GGTCGGAGGGCATCGCGGCGTGCCAGCTGCTTCGACGGGGTCCGTGCCTGCTGCACTGCCGTGTGCATGCGGGCGTGCTGGCACTGTGGCTGCGTTCGCCGGTGCCCGGCCTGCCCGACGGCCTGCTCTACCACTGCCAGCGGGCTCTACAGGAGCGCTGA
- the ap4e1 gene encoding AP-4 complex subunit epsilon-1 isoform X3, with the protein MSDVVEKTLTALPGLLSLDSQTGAGKLSSTSKLGNLIRSITELTSKHDEEKLIKRELVAIKEQVSSPNTTMRQMKEMMVRSIYCEMLGYEADFSYIHAIKLAQQGAGLEKRVGYLAVSLFLNENHELLLLLVNTVLKDLQSTNLIEVCMALTVVSQMFPKDMIPAILPLVEEKLTHPKEIIRRKAVLALHKFYLIAPNQVQHIHSKFRKALCDKDPGVMAASLHIYLQMIKEGAEAYRELAGSFAAILRQVVGGKLPVEFNYHSVPAPWLQIQLLRILTLLGKDDQSTSELMYDVLDESLRRAEINHNITYAILFECVKAIYTIHPNAELMEKAAKCIGNFVLSPKINLKYLGLKALTYVVQQDANLALQHQMTIIECLDHSDRIIKRETLELLFRITNAQNVTVIVEKMLAFLRLCHEDYTIMDLVGKVAELAEKYAPDNRWFVETMSTVFSVGGDLMPPDIPTNFLRLLSEGSDSEEDDRQLRVYAVESYVSLLQTDPTHLPQRFLQVISWVLGEYSHLVDVLSPSQVIDLLVPLLDRPAVTSDTRSWVLSAVAKLGGGACSGSVVDGSEGAGLVQRVAQQHSSSLDTQLRQQALELLLLSRDPQLQARVLPRATAGASLEVDSSLSFLDGFVSEALARGAAPYKPPHQRQEELRQEKALSLEPYGLSLPISLSSCSIADRQSPTLLSISSGLSGNSTELLHRAGSGSLRLDGVKRKWGKDGYLAQREVPEEPSTPQETSTPAPQPSPQQGGALTPPSAEPSEEERDKQQLASSLFIGLSSQNSTCLMGKPEASSSQRFRRKQKNTDSASSSSGSSHSSRGANHFLYSSLLEEGPVSPIMLTQNSVAQPKHKEANSTLSEGDTPFLPAANGIAEGHDPEAPASLMLANEALSSAGGGARDSPSLMGGMELVQPCPLTPDPSHRSLSSHLPPELQNLPCSDCASLASDGCLALSCCRVHREDALVLVLLMANTGGATLLDVSVELQCPQLK; encoded by the exons ATGAGTGATGTGGTTGAAAAAACTCTCACTGCTCTCCCCGGTCTGCTGTCTTTGGACTCACAAACAGGAGCCGGGAAACTTTCATCCACTTCAAAATTAGGGAATTTGATCAGAAGTATCACAGAACTTACATCCAAACAT gATGAAGAAAAACTCATTAAACGTGAACTGGTGGCCATTAAGGAGCAGGTGTCGTCACCCAACACGACTATG CGGCAGATGAAGGAGATGATGGTGAGGAGCATCTACTGCGAGATGCTGGGCTACGAGGCCGACTTCAGCTACATCCATGCCATCAAGCTGGCGCAGCAGGGCGCAGGGCTGGAGAAGAGAGTAG GCTACCTGGCAGTGTCCCTGTTTCTCAATGAAAACCATGAGCTGCTGCTACTCCTAGTCAACACAGTATTAAAG GATCTTCAGAGCACAAACCTAATTGAAGTGTGTATGGCTTTAACCGTTGTCAGCCAAATGTTCCCCAAAGACATGATTCCAGCTATTCTGCCGCTGGTTGAGGAGAAGCTGACTCACCCAAA GGAGATTATCCGTCGTAAGGCAGTGCTGGCGCTACACAAGTTTTACCTGATCGCCCCCAACCAGGTGCAGCACATCCATAGTAAGTTCCGGAAAGCCCTCTGTGACAAAGACCCAGGCGTCATGGCTGCCTCTCTGCACATCTACCTCCAGATGATCAAG GAGGGTGCGGAGGCGTACCGGGAGCTGGCGGGCAGCTTCGCGGCCATCCTGAGGCAGGTGGTGGGGGGGAAGCTGCCGGTGGAGTTTAACTACCACAGCGTCCCCGCCCCCTGGCTGCAGATCCAGCTGCTCCGGATACTCACTCTGCTGGGCAAGGACgaccagag CACCAGTGAGCTGATGTACGATGTCCTGGACGAGTCTTTACGAAGAGCCGAGATCAATCACAACATCACCTACG CTattctgtttgagtgtgtgaaagcCATCTACACCATCCACCCAAATGCAGAGCTGATGGAAAAAGCTGCAAAATGCATCGGAAACTTTGTTTTGTCGCCCAAGATAAACCTCAAATACCTGG ggcTGAAGGCCTTGACGTATGTCGTCCAGCAGGATGCCAATCTCGCCCTACAGCACCAAATGACCATCATAGAATGTCTTGATCATTCTGATCGCATCATCAAACGAGAG ACGCTGGAGCTGCTGTTCCGCATCACTAATGCACAGAATGTGACTGTGATCGTGGAGAAGATGCTGGCCTTCCTGCGGTTGTGCCATGAGGACTACACCATCATGGACCTGGTGGGGAAAGTGGCCGAGCTGGCAGAGAA GTATGCACCAGATAACCGGTGGTTCGTGGAAACCATGAGCACGGTGTTCTCGGTGGGCGGAGACCTGATGCCGCCGGACATCCCCACCAACTTCCTCCGACTCCTGTCAGAGG GCTCTGACAGCGAAGAAGATGACCGACAGTTGAGGGTGTACGCTGTCGAGTCGTATGTCTCCCTGCTGCAAACTGACCCCACCCACCTACCTCAGCGCTTTCTACAGGTTATCAGCTGG gtgttgGGGGAGTACTCCCACCTCGTAGATGTCCTGAGTCCCTCCCAGGTCATCGACCTGCTGGTGCCTCTGCTGGACCGACCTGCCGTGACCTCTGACACACGGAGCTGGGTTCTGTCAGCGGTGGCCAAACTGGGCGGCGGTGCGTGTTCTGGTTCTGTTGTGGACGGGTCGGAGGGGGCGGGCCTGGTCCAGCGTGTGGCCCAGCAGCACAGCTCGTCTCTGGACACACAGCTCCGGCAGCAGGCCCTGGAGCTCCTGCTGCTCAGCCGCGACCCCCAGCTGCAGGCCCGTGTTCTGCCCCGCGCCACTGCTGGAGCCAGCCTGGAG GTGGACTCGTCCTTGTCCTTCCTGGATGGTTTTGTGTCTGAGGCTTTGGCGAGAGGAGCCGCTCCATACAAACCCCCCCACCAGAGGCAAGAGGAGCTGCGACAGGAGAAGG CCCTGTCTCTGGAGCCGTACGGTCTGTCCCTGCCCATCAGCCTGTCCTCTTGCAGCATAGCGGACCGCCAGTCTCCCACACTGCTCTCCATCAGCTCTGGCCTCTCAGGAAACAGCACTGAGCTCTTGCACAGAGCTGG CTCGGGCTCCTTGAGGCTGGATGGGGTGAAGAGGAAGTGGGGTAAAGATGGCTACCTGGCCCAGAGGGAGGTTCCGGAGGAGCCCTCCACCCCTCAGGAGACCAGCACCCCTGCACCTCAGCCCTCCCCCCAGCAGGGCGGCGCTCTCACTCCGCCGAGTGCTGAACCCTCAGAGGAGGAGCGGGACAAACAGCAGCTGGCCTCCTCTCTTTTCATTGGGCTCAGCTCCCAGAACTCCACATGCTTG atgggGAAACCAGAGGCTTCCTCCTCCCAGCGCTTCAGGaggaaacaaaaaaatactgacTCTGCCTCCTCGTCTTCAGGCTCCTCCCACTCCTCCCGTGGTGCCAATCACTTCCTGTATAGCAGCCTATTGGAGGAAGGCCCTGTCTCTCCCATCATGCTTACGCAGAACTCTGTGGCTCAGCCCAAACATAAAGAAGCCAATAGTACGCTCTCAGAAGGGGACACGCCTTTTCTCCCGGCAGCAAATGGCATAGCTGAGGGGCATGACCCAGAAGCCCCGGCCTCTCTCATGTTGGCCAATGAGGCGCTGTCCTCTGCAGGGGGCGGAGCCAGAGACTCTCCTTCCCTGATGGGAGGTATGGAGCTGGTGCAGCCCTGCcctctgacccctgacccctctCACCGCTCTCTGTCCTCCCACCTGCCCCCGGAGCTGCAGAACCTCCCCTGCTCTGACTGCGCCTCCCTGGCGTCGGACGGCTGCCTGGCCCTGTCCTGCTGCCGCGTCCACCGAGAGGACgccctggtgctggtgctgctcATGGCCAACACTGGTGGCGCCACCCTGCTGGACGTCTCCGTGGAGCTGCAGTGCCCTCAGCTCAAG TGA